From Piscinibacter gummiphilus:
CTGAAGTCGTGCGCGTCGAGCACAACTTCGTGGTGGTCAACGCAGGCCTCAAGTCCGAAGCCTACGTGCCCATCGATGAATTCAAGAACGACCAGGGTGAGCTCGAAGTTCAGCCTGGCGATTTCGTCTCCGTCGCGATCGACGCCGTCGAAAACGGCTACGGCGACACCATCCTCTCGCGCGACAAGGCCAAGCGCCTCGCCTCGTGGCTGTCCCTCGAGAAGGCCCTGGAGTCCGGCGAATTCGTGACCGGCACCGTCAACGGCAAGGTCAAGGGTGGCCTGACCGTCCTGGTGAACGGCATCCGCGCCTTCCTGCCCGGCTCGCTGCTCGACACGCGTCCTGTGAAAGACATGTCGCCCTTCGAGGGCAAGACCATGGAATTCAAGGTCATCAAGCTCGACCGCAAGCGCAACAACGTCGTGCTGTCGCGCCGTGCCGTGGTCGAAGCCTCGATGGGTGAAGAGCGCGCCAAGCTGCTCGGCACGCTGTCCGAAGGCGCCATCGTCACCGGCGTGGTCAAAAACATCACCGAATATGGTGCGTTCGTCGACCTCGGCGGCATCGACGGCCTGCTGCACATCACCGACATGGCCTGGCGCCGTGTCCGCCACCCGAGCGAAGTCGTTCAGGTCGGCCAGGAACTGCAAGCCAAGGTCCTCAAGTTCGACGCCGAGAAGAACCGCGTCTCGCTGGGCATCAAGCAGCTGGGTGACGACCCGTGGCACGGCGTGTCGCGCCGCTACCCGCAAGGCACGCGCCTCTTCGGCAAGGTCACGAACATCGCCGACTACGGCGCGTTCGTCGAGATCGAGCCGGGCATCGAAGGCCTGGTGCACGTCTCCGAGATGGACTGGACCAACAAGAACGTCGCCCCCAGCAAGATCGTCTCGCTGGGCGACGAAGTCGAAGTCATGGTCCTCGAGATCGACGAAGACAAGCGCCGCATCAGCCTGGGCATGAAGCAGTGCAAGGCCAACCCGTGGGAAGAGTTCTCGGGCACCGT
This genomic window contains:
- the rpsA gene encoding 30S ribosomal protein S1, whose amino-acid sequence is MPQAQTAAPAGMESFAALFEESLNKSEMRAGEVITAEVVRVEHNFVVVNAGLKSEAYVPIDEFKNDQGELEVQPGDFVSVAIDAVENGYGDTILSRDKAKRLASWLSLEKALESGEFVTGTVNGKVKGGLTVLVNGIRAFLPGSLLDTRPVKDMSPFEGKTMEFKVIKLDRKRNNVVLSRRAVVEASMGEERAKLLGTLSEGAIVTGVVKNITEYGAFVDLGGIDGLLHITDMAWRRVRHPSEVVQVGQELQAKVLKFDAEKNRVSLGIKQLGDDPWHGVSRRYPQGTRLFGKVTNIADYGAFVEIEPGIEGLVHVSEMDWTNKNVAPSKIVSLGDEVEVMVLEIDEDKRRISLGMKQCKANPWEEFSGTVQRGDKVKGPVKSITDFGVFIGLAQGIDGLVHLSDLSWNEPGEAAVRNYKKGQEVEAIVLAVDVERERISLGIKQLDSDPFTSYTSVNDRGQIVTGKVKTVDARGAEIQLNDDVTGYLRASEISRDRVEDARNVLKEGDEVSALIINVDRKTRSIQLSIKAKDSADQQEAMQRLSASNERETAGTTSLGALLRAKLDNKDNG